From one Leptospira paudalimensis genomic stretch:
- the pyrF gene encoding orotidine-5'-phosphate decarboxylase, whose amino-acid sequence MTSFLTKFHSRRDKLRSLLCIGMDPELEKLPKPCLDSKSPLVFFAETIVRYTHPYAVSWKPNIAFFERLGAEGYFALEHTVHLMKEISPEVPIVMDAKRGDLANTAKEYAKYFFQTLKVDALTVNPYMGRDSLVPYLDLGGYLFVLGLTSNPSSSDFQKLRIGSSDLYVYEEVSDQMARLAESYPGQLGLVVGGTHPSEIESLRKRHPELCFLIPGFGAQGGDLESIIKASGKESLINSSRGITMSTVAENFGEVSKKKSEEVHLQMNQLFP is encoded by the coding sequence ATGACTTCATTTTTAACCAAATTCCATTCCCGAAGAGACAAATTACGTTCCTTATTATGCATTGGAATGGATCCTGAATTGGAAAAATTACCAAAACCCTGTTTGGATTCAAAATCACCTCTTGTCTTTTTTGCTGAGACCATCGTTCGATACACCCATCCTTACGCGGTCTCTTGGAAACCCAACATTGCTTTTTTTGAACGCCTCGGCGCAGAAGGTTATTTTGCGTTAGAACATACAGTCCACTTAATGAAGGAAATTTCCCCCGAAGTCCCCATTGTGATGGATGCCAAACGTGGGGACCTTGCGAATACGGCAAAAGAGTATGCAAAGTATTTTTTCCAAACCTTAAAGGTGGATGCCCTCACAGTGAATCCTTACATGGGGCGAGACAGCCTTGTGCCATACTTAGATTTGGGTGGGTATCTATTTGTTTTAGGGTTAACCTCAAATCCAAGTTCATCTGATTTTCAAAAACTAAGGATTGGGTCCAGTGATTTGTACGTGTACGAAGAGGTGAGTGACCAAATGGCGCGCCTGGCAGAATCCTATCCTGGACAATTGGGTTTAGTTGTCGGTGGAACCCATCCCTCTGAAATTGAATCCTTACGAAAGCGCCACCCAGAGTTATGTTTTCTCATCCCTGGTTTTGGAGCACAAGGTGGCGATTTAGAATCCATCATCAAAGCAAGTGGGAAAGAATCTCTTATCAATTCATCACGTGGGATCACCATGAGTACAGTTGCTGAAAATTTTGGAGAAGTTTCTAAAAAGAAATCAGAAGAAGTACATTTGCAGATGAACCAACTCTTTCCTTAA
- the speE gene encoding polyamine aminopropyltransferase yields MEIWYTEKLELEKGRAVSYRVTKTIESLQSPFQKIDIFETQSFGRMFTLDGVTMVTNKDEHSYHEMIAHIPMMSHPNPESVLVIGGGDGGTVREVLKHPSVKEVVLCEIDKAVVDISYKYFPECADAMKDPKVIHHYDDGAKFARDNKGRFDVILVDSSDPVGPAEVLFKEPFFRDMASALKPTGIIATQAESFWYHGDVITSLFEFIPKIFPEYGYYYTTIPTYPSGIIGFTFLSNAIDPYSVTPDPKRVPKGLKYYSPEIHKAAFVLPEFAKAYIKRKG; encoded by the coding sequence ATGGAGATTTGGTACACAGAAAAATTGGAATTAGAAAAAGGGCGAGCCGTCAGTTACCGAGTAACAAAGACAATCGAAAGCCTACAATCTCCGTTCCAAAAAATTGATATATTTGAAACACAATCATTCGGTCGTATGTTTACTTTAGATGGTGTAACAATGGTTACAAACAAAGACGAACATTCTTATCATGAGATGATTGCGCATATCCCAATGATGAGCCATCCCAATCCAGAATCTGTCCTTGTGATTGGAGGAGGGGATGGGGGAACTGTTCGTGAAGTATTAAAACACCCATCTGTCAAAGAAGTTGTTTTGTGTGAGATTGACAAAGCCGTTGTAGACATCAGTTACAAATACTTTCCAGAATGTGCAGATGCCATGAAAGACCCAAAAGTCATTCACCATTATGATGATGGAGCCAAATTCGCAAGAGACAACAAAGGTCGTTTTGATGTGATCCTTGTGGATTCTAGTGACCCTGTGGGCCCTGCAGAAGTTTTATTTAAGGAACCTTTTTTTCGTGATATGGCAAGTGCCTTAAAACCTACTGGGATCATTGCCACTCAAGCAGAATCGTTTTGGTACCATGGTGATGTGATCACTTCACTCTTTGAATTCATTCCGAAAATTTTTCCTGAATATGGATACTATTACACAACGATTCCAACTTACCCTTCCGGAATCATTGGGTTTACTTTTTTATCGAATGCAATTGATCCGTATTCGGTCACACCTGATCCAAAACGAGTTCCAAAAGGACTTAAGTACTATAGCCCTGAAATCCACAAAGCTGCCTTTGTATTACCTGAGTTTGCAAAAGCTTATATCAAACGAAAAGGTTAA
- a CDS encoding DUF302 domain-containing protein: protein MLGLTVHRKKSFEETINDTTEALKKEGFGVLTTIDVKQTLKDKINVDFKRYTILGACNPSFAHRALQTTDEIGMLLPCNVVVTEEKNGEIKVSIFDPMTMTKLVQNSELETIAKEVQDKLVRVIHHLHE from the coding sequence ATGTTAGGGTTAACCGTTCACAGAAAAAAAAGTTTTGAAGAAACCATAAACGATACAACGGAAGCGTTAAAAAAAGAAGGGTTTGGAGTTTTGACTACCATCGACGTCAAACAAACCTTAAAAGACAAAATTAACGTTGATTTCAAACGTTATACCATCCTTGGTGCATGTAACCCAAGTTTTGCGCACAGAGCCCTACAAACCACGGACGAAATTGGAATGTTGTTACCATGTAATGTGGTAGTGACAGAAGAAAAAAATGGTGAGATCAAAGTTTCTATTTTTGATCCCATGACAATGACTAAACTCGTGCAAAATTCCGAACTGGAAACGATCGCCAAAGAAGTGCAGGACAAACTTGTACGAGTGATCCACCACCTCCACGAATAA
- a CDS encoding trypsin-like peptidase domain-containing protein translates to MKYAIKWIINIIFILQSNIILSQNINSNIDESILNQLPEFIFNDVKESIVIVSVKNQEKTNSENVLSRQLGVGFIFNLDGLIIINRYALRKFNSDFEITFADGRKIPGKLVGIDEKNNLAILKVANNVILKPIRFNNDSKLKIGQFLILITHNEKDKSVNALTSISKINISDEIYPQNEYSTRESLLISSRSRIIPDPGLLFNIKGEFVGFSNFYFEDDIYTNKFAMANYVLDLNSLVNAILEKEEGK, encoded by the coding sequence ATGAAATACGCTATTAAATGGATTATCAATATTATTTTTATACTTCAAAGTAATATAATACTCTCACAGAATATAAATTCAAATATAGATGAATCAATTTTAAATCAATTACCTGAATTTATATTCAATGATGTTAAGGAATCAATTGTAATTGTTAGTGTAAAGAATCAAGAGAAAACAAATTCAGAAAATGTTCTTTCGAGGCAACTCGGAGTAGGATTTATATTCAATTTAGATGGACTCATAATTATTAATCGTTATGCACTTCGTAAATTTAATTCCGATTTTGAAATTACCTTCGCAGACGGAAGAAAAATTCCTGGCAAACTAGTAGGTATAGACGAAAAGAATAATCTCGCAATCTTAAAAGTCGCAAATAATGTGATTTTAAAACCAATTCGCTTCAACAATGATTCAAAATTGAAAATTGGGCAATTTCTAATTCTAATTACTCACAATGAGAAAGATAAATCTGTAAATGCTTTAACATCCATTTCAAAAATCAATATTAGTGATGAAATTTATCCTCAAAATGAATATTCAACTAGGGAAAGTCTCTTGATCTCATCGAGATCAAGAATTATACCGGATCCCGGTTTACTATTTAATATTAAAGGCGAGTTTGTAGGTTTTTCCAATTTTTATTTTGAAGACGACATTTATACAAATAAATTTGCTATGGCGAATTATGTTTTAGATTTAAATTCATTAGTAAATGCAATTCTTGAAAAAGAAGAAGGAAAATAG
- a CDS encoding DMT family transporter gives MNPKEEVKTSCPSFLRSVLELNLTILIMGNVTLFAKLLPFPAVTIISGRALFSVLILGLFFLLRRKSISYQSFKHFGYVFGIGILFALHWVTYFHSIQVSTVAVGMLSLFTYPVFSAILEPMLGGKKPEPFTLFLASFSLFGLFLIVPDLSWDNQMFQGVVWGVVSAVLYAIRNLLTKEMHVHYPSSQILFTQLFATSLVLLPFADGLSQMLAEPKYLLFQVILAGIFTSLAHTIWIRSLSNLSVTTAGTLSTLSPIYGSLAAWYFLGEVPPDRLWLGGAVILFCAVMEVFRKQNESRTREKEKII, from the coding sequence TTGAATCCTAAGGAAGAAGTGAAAACTTCTTGCCCTTCTTTCCTTCGTTCTGTATTAGAACTCAATTTGACGATCCTCATTATGGGGAACGTCACTTTGTTTGCCAAACTCCTCCCTTTTCCTGCGGTAACCATTATCTCTGGTCGTGCATTGTTTTCTGTACTGATATTAGGGTTATTTTTTCTCCTCAGGCGTAAGTCCATATCCTACCAGAGTTTTAAACATTTTGGATATGTATTTGGGATTGGGATTTTGTTCGCCTTACATTGGGTAACTTACTTTCACTCCATCCAAGTATCCACAGTTGCCGTTGGGATGTTGTCACTGTTTACCTATCCTGTTTTTTCTGCAATTTTAGAACCTATGTTAGGTGGTAAAAAGCCAGAACCATTTACATTATTTTTGGCTTCCTTTTCTCTTTTTGGTTTATTTCTCATTGTGCCTGATCTGTCTTGGGACAACCAAATGTTCCAAGGTGTGGTTTGGGGAGTGGTTTCTGCTGTTTTGTATGCGATTCGCAATCTACTCACAAAAGAGATGCATGTACATTACCCGAGTTCCCAAATTTTATTCACCCAACTCTTTGCAACCTCATTGGTGTTACTCCCGTTTGCCGATGGACTCTCCCAGATGCTCGCAGAACCAAAGTATCTCCTCTTCCAAGTGATCCTTGCAGGAATTTTTACCTCCCTTGCCCATACCATTTGGATTCGCAGTTTGTCAAATTTATCTGTGACTACAGCGGGAACATTGTCCACACTAAGTCCGATTTACGGGAGTTTGGCGGCATGGTACTTCCTCGGAGAAGTTCCACCCGATCGGTTATGGCTCGGTGGAGCTGTGATTTTGTTTTGTGCTGTGATGGAAGTGTTTCGGAAACAGAATGAGTCTCGGACGCGGGAAAAAGAGAAAATTATTTAG
- a CDS encoding DUF2505 family protein, translated as MKYQVTHTFPVPLDKLLHAREERYKHLDQFPDLKNVTLLEEKKEGNLIHQKRKVSLEGSMPAVLSAALNDLSLLEESTFDTTTNTHEFKIAPPGKDNVFVIKGKSKYEASGSESKRSYDVDVVSSLLFVSPIVEKAIEEIHKHSLEKDRKSIAKFLGVES; from the coding sequence GTGAAATACCAAGTCACCCATACATTCCCAGTTCCCTTAGATAAACTTTTGCATGCTAGAGAGGAGAGATACAAACACCTAGACCAGTTTCCTGATCTAAAGAATGTAACGTTACTCGAAGAAAAAAAAGAAGGGAACCTCATCCACCAAAAACGAAAGGTGAGTTTAGAAGGATCAATGCCTGCCGTTTTATCAGCAGCTCTCAATGATCTTTCCTTACTCGAAGAATCTACCTTTGATACCACAACCAATACACATGAGTTTAAAATTGCCCCACCAGGCAAAGACAACGTATTTGTGATCAAAGGGAAAAGTAAATACGAAGCAAGTGGCTCTGAGTCCAAACGTTCTTATGATGTAGACGTGGTTTCTAGTTTACTTTTTGTTTCTCCAATTGTGGAAAAGGCAATTGAAGAAATTCACAAACATAGTTTGGAGAAGGACAGAAAATCCATCGCCAAATTTCTAGGGGTTGAATCCTAA
- a CDS encoding ferritin-like domain-containing protein: MKSLKKTSFIEAVAAAIEHEVQCFNFYLKLSESLPEGQIRELFSQLALDGDEHIKYIKDIYKSAEGKELPNLKQLSEIEKFHSSTIQKIMDRLDRNKNAEVKADEKKAIELAIREGEDARNFYATIRGKFQDPKINLLFQKLANFNESNNSLLEAQAMAMEQSTPADQVFYWEDEDLLAQVNQPSKSQGKSKPSAKPKTTTKAKPASKPVAKPQNKVKAKKAVKKAAKPTPKKAKPKAKPAKKKGKKK; the protein is encoded by the coding sequence ATGAAATCACTAAAAAAAACATCCTTTATTGAAGCAGTAGCAGCTGCGATTGAACATGAGGTTCAATGTTTCAATTTTTATCTTAAACTATCTGAAAGTTTGCCTGAAGGTCAAATTAGAGAACTTTTCAGCCAACTTGCGTTAGATGGTGATGAGCACATCAAATACATCAAAGACATTTATAAAAGTGCAGAGGGGAAAGAACTTCCGAACCTCAAACAACTTTCGGAGATTGAAAAATTCCACTCTTCCACCATCCAAAAGATCATGGATCGTTTAGACCGAAACAAAAATGCAGAAGTCAAAGCTGACGAAAAAAAGGCCATTGAACTTGCCATTCGCGAAGGGGAAGATGCACGTAATTTTTATGCAACCATCCGTGGGAAATTCCAAGATCCAAAAATCAATTTGTTGTTTCAAAAATTAGCAAATTTTAATGAATCCAATAATTCACTTTTGGAAGCCCAAGCAATGGCGATGGAACAATCCACTCCAGCTGACCAAGTTTTTTATTGGGAAGATGAAGATTTACTCGCACAGGTAAACCAACCTTCGAAGTCACAAGGGAAATCAAAACCAAGTGCGAAACCAAAAACTACGACAAAGGCAAAACCGGCATCCAAACCAGTCGCTAAACCACAAAACAAAGTGAAGGCGAAGAAAGCTGTTAAAAAAGCAGCAAAACCTACACCTAAAAAAGCCAAACCAAAGGCAAAACCTGCAAAGAAAAAAGGTAAGAAAAAATAG
- a CDS encoding lysoplasmalogenase: protein MAKEIVLFVLFSVVHLLAIVTISKEDVFYLPSKIVPILILIVALFRSFPTLEKRGKLVAVGLVFSLFGDSFLAIPKEGYFVPGLGSFLIAQLIYSYAFTIDSKIKPVLAIPFLLFGSSFFMVLVPKLGALTIPVGFYISAICLMGWRAAARNSITKPFYLGLLGALVFILSDSIIAYSMFLNREMDRSVASLGIMITYYLAQLLIYAATKTEELDVQSVKNT, encoded by the coding sequence ATGGCTAAAGAAATTGTTTTGTTTGTTCTCTTTTCTGTTGTTCATCTGCTTGCGATCGTTACGATCTCAAAGGAAGATGTTTTTTATCTACCTTCCAAAATTGTCCCAATCTTAATCTTGATTGTCGCATTGTTTCGTTCGTTTCCCACATTGGAAAAACGAGGAAAATTGGTTGCGGTAGGACTTGTATTTTCTCTATTTGGAGATAGTTTTTTGGCCATCCCGAAAGAAGGATATTTTGTCCCAGGGCTTGGTTCGTTTCTCATCGCCCAATTGATTTATTCGTATGCATTTACCATTGATTCCAAAATCAAACCTGTCCTTGCGATTCCATTTTTGTTATTTGGTAGTTCCTTTTTTATGGTGCTTGTTCCGAAATTAGGTGCTCTCACGATCCCTGTAGGATTTTATATCTCTGCCATTTGCCTTATGGGTTGGCGGGCAGCTGCAAGAAATTCGATCACCAAACCATTCTATTTGGGACTCCTCGGTGCACTGGTTTTCATCCTCTCGGACTCCATTATCGCATATTCGATGTTTCTCAACCGAGAAATGGACCGGTCCGTTGCATCTCTTGGAATCATGATCACTTATTATCTTGCACAACTACTCATTTATGCTGCAACAAAGACAGAAGAGTTAGATGTTCAATCAGTGAAAAATACTTGA
- a CDS encoding methylmalonyl-CoA mutase family protein: MNEFLFSDFPEVSTEDWKNQILKDLKGSPWDKVTWETEEGFKIEPFYRKEDLPVLPRVFKRNPGWKVTETITSKSETKSLTEKGVEAAILVSHEEAGKQYGCKISSTSDLESLAKSVGEIPLIVSLATRTPKFTDTFKKLASSHNTVLGDFDPYGTALLCGELGCEKESIGKTFQALSGTKGFSGVGIHSLYLRDSGASIGQELAYSLSWGVDYLNQHLDAGVSIEDAASNLWFWMGIGSDYFTEIAKFRAMRILWTEILNAYKPGLGEMHPALILAQTSNFQYTAYDPYVNMLRGTTAAMSAVIGGADFIAVSPFDSEYTTKQELGKRIARNAQLLLRYESFLDKVEDPASGSYYLELLTKKLAETAWEKFQTVEKEGGFGVSLKKGTIQSEIQTRASKKREALATKKEILLGTNQYPLPTERHAELKESVAETEKRLSYSEKSTYERLVPLRLSYEFDKWRNKTDLQVASGKKAPKVFLLTIGDLTMRKARAGFSSNFIGCLGYEIIDNLGFSSIKEGVTKAKESGAEIVVLCSADEEYATYLPEFAKEMATQLPNAWKLLAGYPKDLVSQAESLGIDDFIHMKRNLVQFMEKAQSKWIGK, encoded by the coding sequence TTGAACGAATTTTTATTTTCAGATTTTCCTGAAGTATCCACTGAGGATTGGAAAAACCAAATCCTCAAAGACCTAAAAGGCAGTCCTTGGGACAAAGTGACCTGGGAAACCGAAGAAGGTTTTAAAATTGAACCTTTTTATCGCAAAGAAGACCTTCCTGTTTTACCTAGAGTTTTCAAACGAAACCCTGGATGGAAAGTAACCGAAACTATCACATCCAAATCCGAAACAAAATCTTTAACAGAGAAAGGTGTTGAAGCAGCCATCCTTGTTTCTCACGAAGAGGCAGGAAAACAATATGGTTGTAAAATCTCCTCAACTTCTGACTTAGAATCTCTCGCAAAATCAGTGGGTGAAATTCCTCTTATCGTTTCACTTGCCACACGAACTCCAAAGTTCACCGACACATTCAAAAAACTGGCATCTTCGCATAACACGGTTCTAGGTGACTTTGATCCGTATGGTACTGCTCTTCTTTGTGGAGAACTTGGTTGTGAAAAAGAGAGTATTGGCAAAACCTTCCAAGCACTTTCAGGAACCAAAGGGTTCTCTGGTGTGGGCATTCATAGTTTGTATTTACGGGATTCAGGTGCTTCCATTGGCCAAGAACTTGCCTATTCTCTTTCTTGGGGTGTGGATTACTTAAACCAACATTTGGATGCGGGAGTTTCGATCGAAGATGCTGCATCAAACCTTTGGTTTTGGATGGGGATTGGCTCTGATTACTTCACAGAGATCGCCAAATTCCGTGCTATGCGAATCCTTTGGACTGAAATTCTCAATGCCTACAAACCAGGCCTTGGAGAAATGCATCCTGCTCTTATCCTTGCCCAAACTTCTAATTTTCAGTACACGGCATACGATCCTTACGTGAATATGTTACGTGGAACAACGGCTGCTATGTCTGCCGTAATTGGTGGTGCTGATTTTATCGCAGTATCGCCTTTTGATTCCGAATATACCACAAAACAAGAGTTAGGCAAACGAATTGCAAGGAATGCACAACTCCTTCTTCGTTACGAATCCTTCCTCGACAAAGTAGAAGACCCTGCGTCTGGTTCGTACTACTTAGAATTACTCACGAAAAAATTAGCGGAAACGGCTTGGGAAAAATTCCAAACTGTGGAAAAAGAAGGTGGGTTTGGTGTTTCTTTGAAAAAAGGTACCATCCAATCCGAAATCCAAACTCGTGCTTCCAAAAAACGGGAAGCCCTTGCTACCAAAAAAGAAATCCTGCTTGGAACAAACCAATACCCACTCCCAACAGAACGGCATGCTGAGCTAAAAGAATCAGTGGCCGAAACTGAAAAACGGCTATCTTACTCAGAAAAATCAACATACGAACGTTTGGTGCCACTCAGACTTTCGTATGAATTTGACAAGTGGAGAAACAAAACAGACCTCCAGGTTGCTTCTGGGAAAAAAGCACCTAAGGTATTTTTACTGACCATTGGGGACCTAACGATGCGAAAAGCACGTGCTGGTTTTAGCTCCAACTTCATTGGCTGCCTAGGATACGAAATCATCGACAACCTGGGATTTTCTTCTATAAAAGAAGGAGTGACCAAAGCAAAAGAATCGGGAGCCGAGATTGTTGTCCTTTGTTCGGCTGACGAAGAGTATGCGACCTACCTTCCTGAATTTGCAAAGGAAATGGCAACCCAACTTCCAAACGCTTGGAAACTGCTTGCTGGTTACCCAAAAGACTTAGTTAGCCAAGCGGAATCTCTCGGGATCGATGACTTCATCCACATGAAACGTAACCTCGTTCAGTTTATGGAAAAAGCCCAAAGCAAATGGATCGGGAAATAA
- the scpA gene encoding methylmalonyl-CoA mutase yields the protein MKKPNFATTPLSFSAPKPDPKSISLWQTAEGISIQSRYQPTDLEGMEHLNYAAGIPPYLRGPYSTMYVNKPWTVRQYAGFSTAEESNAFYRRNLAAGQKGLSVAFDLATHRGYDSDHERVVGDVGKAGVAIDSVLDMKILFDQIPLDQMSVSMTMNGAVIPVLAFYIVAAEEQGVSKDKLSGTIQNDILKEFMVRNTYIYPPKHSMKIIADIFGYTSKYMPKFNSISISGYHMQEAGATADLELAYTLADGWEYIKTGIASGLSVDEFAPRLSFFWAIGMNHFMEIAKMRAGRLLWAKIVNQFQPKSTKSLALRTHCQTSGWSLTEQDPFNNVGRTCIEAMAAALGHTQSLHTNALDEAIALPTDFSARIARNTQIYLQEETNIHRVIDPWGGSFYVEKLTNDLVHKAWDLITEVQKLGGMAEAIETGIPKMRIEEASARKQARIDSGKDVIVGVNRFRLDKEAPLDILDIDNTAVRLAQIKRLEQMKKDRDNTAVEAALNAITKCAETGNGNLLELAVDAARKRASLGEISFAMEKVFGRYKAVIRSISGVYSSEISEDKGYIEARGLADEFAKLEGRRPRIMVAKMGQDGHDRGAKVISTSFADMGFDVDIGPLFQTPAEVAKQVVENDCHILGVSSLAAGHKTLVPQVIEELKKLGAEDVLVVVGGVIPAQDYDFLYKSGATAIFGPGTVISEAAKQILNLLLGERRAA from the coding sequence ATGAAGAAACCTAATTTTGCAACTACCCCACTTTCTTTTAGTGCCCCAAAACCAGACCCAAAGTCCATTTCTCTTTGGCAAACGGCAGAAGGGATTTCCATCCAATCTCGGTACCAACCAACCGACTTGGAAGGAATGGAACACCTAAATTATGCGGCTGGAATCCCTCCCTATTTACGTGGGCCTTATTCCACCATGTATGTAAACAAACCTTGGACGGTCCGCCAATACGCTGGATTTTCCACAGCTGAAGAATCAAATGCCTTTTATCGTCGAAACTTAGCCGCAGGGCAGAAGGGACTTTCCGTTGCCTTTGACCTGGCAACACATCGGGGTTATGATTCCGACCACGAACGAGTCGTAGGAGACGTGGGGAAAGCGGGTGTGGCGATTGACTCTGTCCTCGACATGAAGATCCTCTTCGACCAAATCCCTCTCGATCAGATGTCTGTTTCCATGACCATGAATGGTGCGGTCATCCCAGTCCTTGCATTCTATATTGTTGCAGCAGAAGAACAAGGGGTTTCTAAGGACAAACTTTCTGGTACCATCCAAAATGATATTTTGAAAGAGTTTATGGTGAGGAACACTTACATCTACCCGCCAAAACATTCGATGAAAATCATCGCTGATATCTTTGGTTACACTTCTAAATACATGCCAAAGTTTAACTCCATCTCCATCTCTGGTTACCATATGCAAGAAGCGGGTGCCACAGCCGATTTGGAACTTGCCTATACACTTGCGGATGGTTGGGAATACATCAAAACAGGAATCGCTTCTGGGCTTTCTGTCGATGAATTTGCACCACGCCTCTCATTCTTTTGGGCGATTGGGATGAACCATTTTATGGAGATTGCCAAGATGCGTGCGGGGCGTCTGCTTTGGGCTAAAATCGTAAACCAGTTCCAACCGAAATCCACAAAGTCTTTGGCTCTCCGAACCCATTGCCAAACGTCTGGATGGTCCCTCACAGAACAAGACCCATTCAATAACGTGGGAAGGACTTGTATTGAAGCCATGGCAGCAGCCCTTGGCCACACTCAATCCCTTCATACAAATGCTCTTGATGAAGCGATTGCCCTTCCGACTGACTTCTCAGCAAGGATTGCACGTAACACACAAATTTACTTACAAGAAGAAACTAACATCCACCGAGTCATCGACCCTTGGGGAGGATCCTTTTATGTGGAAAAACTCACAAACGATTTAGTCCACAAAGCGTGGGATCTAATCACCGAAGTACAAAAATTAGGTGGTATGGCAGAGGCGATTGAGACGGGAATTCCAAAGATGCGGATCGAAGAAGCATCCGCAAGAAAACAGGCTCGTATCGACTCTGGGAAGGATGTGATTGTCGGAGTAAACCGATTCCGTTTGGATAAGGAAGCTCCCCTTGATATATTAGACATCGACAACACTGCAGTTCGACTCGCCCAAATCAAACGACTCGAACAAATGAAAAAAGACCGTGATAACACAGCCGTCGAAGCTGCGTTAAACGCCATTACGAAATGTGCAGAAACAGGCAACGGAAACTTACTCGAACTCGCAGTGGATGCAGCACGCAAACGTGCTTCTCTCGGTGAAATTTCATTTGCAATGGAAAAAGTATTCGGGAGGTACAAAGCTGTGATCAGATCTATCTCGGGAGTGTATTCCTCAGAAATTTCCGAAGACAAAGGTTATATCGAAGCGAGAGGTCTTGCCGATGAATTTGCCAAACTCGAAGGCCGTAGACCAAGGATCATGGTTGCCAAAATGGGACAAGATGGCCATGACCGTGGTGCCAAGGTGATCTCCACCAGTTTTGCTGATATGGGGTTTGACGTTGATATCGGGCCTCTTTTCCAAACACCTGCGGAAGTTGCCAAACAAGTGGTAGAAAACGACTGCCACATCCTGGGAGTTTCTTCCCTTGCAGCAGGACACAAAACCTTGGTTCCGCAAGTGATCGAAGAATTGAAAAAACTTGGCGCAGAAGATGTGTTAGTTGTTGTGGGAGGAGTGATCCCTGCACAAGACTACGACTTCCTCTACAAATCAGGTGCTACAGCGATTTTTGGACCAGGAACAGTGATTTCGGAAGCCGCAAAACAAATCCTCAATTTGTTACTCGGCGAACGAAGAGCCGCGTAA
- the meaB gene encoding methylmalonyl Co-A mutase-associated GTPase MeaB, protein MDQENKDSQKTKLSSEPKEPKSALSVNPGVADAPAISPYIKEQRKSLSKKETTPESLADGILTGNRTALSKAITLVESNLEEHNDKAQAILELVMPKVGNSIRIGITGVPGVGKSTFIESFGSYILEQNRKLAVLAIDPSSQRTRGSILGDKTRMEVLSKAENAFIRPSPSSGSLGGVARKTRESMYLCEAAGFDTIIIETVGVGQSETQVHSMVDFFLLLMLAGAGDELQGIKRGIMEMADLIAINKADGQNEAYATRARAEYESALHLFPAPESKWTPRATTCSGLGGKGIDEIWNLIQDYTTTTKTNGYYAKNREDQTKTWFEESLREAVLDQFFATEGKKEAISLSESKLMSGKSTLLREIKFLLGK, encoded by the coding sequence ATGGATCAGGAAAACAAAGACTCACAGAAAACCAAACTTTCCAGTGAACCGAAAGAGCCAAAATCGGCCCTCTCTGTCAATCCTGGTGTTGCGGATGCTCCCGCCATCTCTCCCTATATCAAAGAACAACGAAAGTCCCTCTCCAAAAAAGAAACCACACCAGAATCCCTTGCAGATGGAATTTTAACAGGGAACCGAACAGCCCTCTCCAAAGCCATCACCCTTGTGGAAAGTAATTTGGAAGAACACAATGACAAAGCCCAAGCCATCTTAGAACTTGTGATGCCAAAGGTAGGAAACTCCATTCGCATTGGGATTACAGGGGTTCCCGGAGTGGGAAAATCCACTTTCATTGAAAGTTTTGGAAGTTACATCCTCGAACAAAACCGAAAACTCGCAGTACTCGCCATTGACCCCAGTAGCCAACGTACAAGAGGTTCTATCCTCGGAGATAAAACGAGAATGGAAGTTTTGTCCAAAGCAGAAAATGCCTTTATCCGTCCCTCACCTAGCAGTGGTTCACTGGGAGGTGTCGCACGAAAAACACGAGAAAGTATGTATCTCTGTGAAGCAGCTGGGTTTGATACTATCATCATTGAAACGGTAGGTGTCGGTCAGTCTGAAACCCAAGTCCACTCCATGGTGGATTTCTTTTTGTTACTCATGCTTGCAGGTGCGGGAGACGAACTCCAAGGGATCAAACGAGGCATTATGGAGATGGCAGATCTGATTGCCATCAACAAGGCCGATGGACAAAATGAAGCCTATGCCACTCGGGCTAGAGCCGAGTATGAATCAGCTCTCCACCTCTTCCCTGCCCCCGAATCCAAATGGACACCTCGTGCCACCACTTGCAGTGGACTTGGAGGAAAAGGAATTGATGAAATTTGGAATCTCATCCAAGACTACACCACCACCACAAAAACAAACGGTTATTATGCGAAAAATCGGGAAGACCAAACCAAAACTTGGTTTGAAGAATCTTTGAGGGAAGCTGTTTTGGATCAGTTTTTTGCAACTGAAGGGAAAAAAGAAGCCATTAGCCTCTCTGAATCCAAATTGATGAGTGGAAAATCCACACTACTACGCGAAATCAAGTTCCTCCTCGGGAAATAA